From the genome of Tsukamurella pulmonis:
CCACGGTGAGCGCCGCCGCGATGACGACGTGCATCAGCGAGAGCATCAGCGTGGAGGGGCCGTCGAAGTCGGCGGCCAGGGTGCCCGCGACGGTGCCGAGCGAGGCGGCCGAACCGACCACGGCCGCGACGCGCAGGATCGGAGCCCACAGCTTCGAGAGCAGCACGGCCACGGTCATTCCCACGGCCAGCGGCACGACCGTCAGGAGGATCACGCCGCCCGGGGCGACCGAGGCACGGGCGCCGGTCTCGTCCGACATGGTGAAGTCTCCACCGGCGGCGAGGCCGGCCAGCCACAGCACGAGGTTGATGAGCAGGGACAGGCCCACCGCGCCGAGAACGGCGGTGGTGCGGTTGACGCGGAAGGACGACGGGGCGGCGGAATCGATGGCGGTCATGGTCTCTCCTCGGGGGTCGTTTTTCTGGAACGGATCCATCACACAACCTCAAGGAATGTTTAGGTCAAGCCTCTAGGTGAGACCGGCCTGCGCGGCGACGACAGCCGCCTGTACCCGCGACTGCACGCCGAGCTTCATCAGCACGCGCGAGACGTGGGTCTTCACCGTCGCCTCGCCGATGTCGAGCTCCCGCGCGATCTGCTGATTCGACAGTCCGCGGCCCAGCCCGGCCAGCACGTCGCGTTCGCGGTCCGTGAGCGTGCTCAGGTCGGCACCGGACGGCTCGGCGGGCCGGGGGATCGCCGCGATCACCGCGCGGGTGACCTTCGGGTCGAGCACCGCATCGCCCGCGGCGACCGCCACGACGGCCCGGATCAGTTCGTCGCCGCCCGCCGACTTGAGCAGGAAGCCACTCGCGCCCGCGGCGAGCGCGCCGAGCACGTACTCGTCGAGATCGAACGTGGTGAGAACCAGTACGGCGCAGTCGGTCTCGGCGACGACGGAGGCCGTCGCCGCCAGCCCGTCGACCCGCGGCATCCTCACGTCCATCACCACCACGTCGGGCTTGAGCGCGCGCGCCTGCCGCAGCGCGGCGGCACCGTCGGCCGCCTCACCGACCACCTGCACGTCGCCGGTCGACTCGAGGAGCAGTCGCAGACCGGCGCGGATAGCCGCGTGATCGTCCGCCAGGACGACGGTGACCGTCACCTCGCCACCTCCCTCGGGATCGTCGCCCGGACCACCCAGGTCTCGCCCTCGGGGCCCGCCGTCGCCGTCCCGCCGACCGACTCCGCGCGGAAGGCGATGTTGCGCAGGCCGTCACCCGACCCGAGCGGGCCGGGCGGCAGGGCGTTTCTGGCGGTCATGCTCACATGCTCCTCCGCGAATGCGACGTCGACCTCCAGAGCGGCCCCGGGGGCGTGCTTGGTGGCATTGGTGATGACCTCCCCGAGGATCCGCGTGAGCGTCGCCTCGACCGCGGTGGGCAGCGCACCGTCGGGCAGCGCGAGCCGTACCGGGACCCCCGCCGCGTTCGCCGTCTCGATCAGCGGTTCGAGCGACTCGAGAGTGGTCCGCACCGCCGCGTCGTCGGGGGAGGTGAGCAGGTTGATCGTGGCCCGCATCTCCTCGAGGGCGGCCAGGCTGCCCGATCGGATCGACTGCAGCACCGCGGGATTCTCGGGGGTGCGCTGCGCCGCGTCCGCGAGGATCGCCACCGCGGACAGGTGCCCTGCAACGGTGTCGTGCAGCTCCCGTGCCAGGCGGCGCCGCTCGTCCGCGAGTGCGGTCGCGCGCCGGGCCTCGCCCTCGTCGCGTTCCAATTCCGCGAGCCTGCGGTAGGCGAGGACCGCGCGGCCGTACCCGATCGGCGACCAGAGGACGGCGACCAGTACGAGGACCGCGTAAATGCCGCCCTTGACCCCACCGAGAACGGACGCACCGGCCCCGAGTGCGAGCGTGAGCACCAGCACCGTCCACGAGACGACATCGCGGAGCCGATCGGAGCCGGTGGCCACCGCGAGGTAGATGACGTCCGAGAAGGCGATCCACAAGACCACCGACGGGCCGAACGGGAAGTCCCACGCCGCGAGTGCGAGCATGAGGCCGAAGGCGAGCGCGGGGCGATGTCGCGCGAGCAGCTGGACTGCGAGCGCGCCGCAGAGCAGCCCGAGCTTCACCTGCCAGGGATAGAAGTCCTCCGCCTCGTTGCGCACCGTCCAGCCGCCGGCGGCCCACAGCAGCGCTCCCACGAGCGTGATGCCGATCGCGGGGACCGCGGCGTACTCCGACGTCCACGACCGGCCGATCGACTTCATGCGCCCATTGGAGCACATCGGGCGCAGTGCCGGGTCCGCCGAACGGAGGATGGGTGGCGCACCGTCGGGCGGACGACGGCGGGGCGCGGGCGCGGCAGAGTGCGGGGCATGGACGAGTTGAACAATCCGGTGCTGTGGACGATCGCCGCGTGCGAGATCGGCTTCTGGGTCCTCGTGGTCGGGGGCCTCGTGCTGCGCTACATCCTGCGCTTGCGGCGCGCAGGCATGGTGGCGCTCGCGCTGGTGCCGCTGCTCGATCTGGTGCTGATCGCCGCCGTCGCGATCGATCTGAACCGCGGCGGGGAAGTGGGTTTCGCGCACCGACTGGCCGGGATCTACTTGGGCTGCACGGTGATGTTCGGGCACACGATGATCGCCTGGGCGGACGAGCGCTTCGCACACCGCTTCGCCGGCGGGCCCGCGCCGCGGAAGGTGCCCAAGGTCGGGCCCGAGCGCACGCGCAAGGAATGGAACGACTTCTACCGCTGGCTCGGCGCTGTGGCCATCGCGGGCGCCGTGTCCCTGGGGCTGGGCTACACCGTCGCCGATCAGACGCAGCGCGAGGCGCTCATGGGCGTCTTCGGCACCCTCGGCGTGATCACGGTGATCTGGCTCGTCACCGGGCCGCTGTGGGTCGCGGGGCGAGGGGAACGCACCGCAGAGCGCTGAGACCTGCCTCGGAAACGACGCTGCTCCCGCGATCACCATCGTGATCGCGGGAGCAGCCGAGTGTCGTGGCAGCGGGGGAGCCGCTAGTCCAGGTAGTCGCGGAGGACCTGCGAGCGCGACGGGTGCCGCAGCTTGCTCATCGTCTTCGACTCGATCTGGCGGATGCGCTCACGCGTGACGCCGTAGACCTGCCCGATCTCGTCTAAAGTGCGCGGCTGGCCGTCGGTGAGGCCGAACCGCAGGCGGACGACGCCGGCCTCACGCTCGGAGAGCGTGTCGAGCACCGACTGGAGCTGATCCTGCAGCAGGGTGAACGAGACCGCGTCGACCGCGACGACGGCCTCCGAGTCCTCGATGAAGTCACCGAGCTGCGAATCGCCCTCGTCGCCGATGGTCTGGTCCAGCGAGATGGGCTCACGCGCGTACTGCTGGATCTCCAGCACCTTCTCCGGCGTGATGTCCATCTCCTTGGCCAGCTCCTCCGGCGTGGGCTCGCGGCCCAGGTCCTGGAGCAGCTCGCGCTGGATGCGACCGAGCTTGTTGATGACCTCGACCATGTGCACCGGGATGCGGATGGTGCGGGCCTGGTCGGCCATCGCGCGGGTGATCGCCTGCCGGATCCACCAGGTGGCGTACGTGGAGAACTTGTAGCCCTTGGTGTAGTCGAACTTCTCGACGGCGCGGATCAGTCCGAGGTTGCCCTCCTGGATCAGGTCCAGGAACGCCATGCCGCGACCGGTGTAGCGCTTGGCCAGCGAGACCACGAGGCGCAGGTTGGCCTCGAGCAGATGGTTCTTGGCGCGGTTGCCGTCGCGTGCGATCCAGTTCATGTCACGCCGGATGCCGATCGCCGGCTTCTCGCCGCGCTCGAGCCAGCGGTTGATCTGCTGCTCGGCGAACAGGCCGGCCTCGATCCGCTTGGCGAGTTCGACCTCCTCCTCCGCGTTGAGCAGCGCGACCTTGCCGATCTGCTTGAGGTACGCGCGCACCGAGTCGGCCGAGGCGGTGAGCTCGGCGTCCTTGCGGGCCTGCCGCAGGGCCTCGGATTCCTCCTCGTCCCAGACGAAGTCGCCGGAGGCCTTGTCGGCCTCGGACGGCTCCTCGTCCTCCGCGTCCGCAGGGGCGGGCTTGGTGACGGCGCTCTTGGTCTTCGTGTCCGGGGCGTCGTCCGCGGTGTCCTCCGCGTCGATCGCGACCTCCTCGTCGGAGAGTTCGGTCGGATCCGGGTCACCGTCGAGCTCGGGATCGACTTCGTCCTCGGCGCCGCTCTCCGCGCCGGCGGCCGACGCGTCCTTCTTGCCCGCCGCCTTCTTGGCGGTGCGCTTCGCCGGCCCGGCAGCCTTCTTCGCCGCCGCCTTCTTGGCAGGGGCCTTCTTGGCGGGAGCCTTCTTCGCCGCCGCCTTCTTGGCAGGGGCCTTCTTCGCGGGAGCCTTCTTGGCGGTGGTCTTCTTGGCGGGGGTCTCCGCCGAGGTGGCCGAACCGTCCACGCCGTCTGCCGACGGTGCGCTGGAGCTGGTCTGCGTCGCTGCCACTTACGCCCTTTCCTACTGTGCCTGCGTGCGTCGAACTGCTGGTCCAGGGCGCGACAACGCTACCGTTCCCGTGGTACGGGGCTTCGGTGGTGGCTGCGGCGACCGGGGCGAGGTGGTTCGGCGTCTGGTCCGACGTTTCGACGTCGGACCCCCATTGTAACGATTCTTCTCGTCGCGCCCGCATTCACCTGCGGTCACAGTGCGACGAACCGGCCGGAATCAGTCGCGTTGCGATGCCATCGCCGCGCCGACGATGCCCGCCGTGTTCTGCAGCTTCGCCGGGATCACCGGGGTCTGAACGTCGAGCAGCGGCACCCATTTGTCGGCTTTCCGACTGACCCCGCCGCCGACGATGATGAGGTCCGGCCAGAGCAGCTTCTCGTACTCCTGGAAGACGCGGCTCACCTCCTTGGCCCACCGCTCGTAGCTCCATTCCTTGCGCTCCTTGACCGAGCTCGCGGCCCGGTGCTCGGCCTCCTTGCCGTCCACCTCGATGTGCCCGAACTCGGTGTTCGGGACGAGGGTTCCGCGGTGCAGCAGGGCTGACCCGATTCCCGTTCCCAGCGTGAGCAGCAGGATCACGCCGTCGAAGTCCCGGCCGGCGCCGTAGCGGTCCTCGGCCAGGCCCGCGGCATCGGCATCGTTGAGCACCGTGACGGCCCGGTTCAACGTGGACGTGAACAGGGCGTCCGCGTCGGTGCCGATCCAGCCCGGATCGATGTTCGCGGCGCTGCGGACCGTGCCCTTGGTCACGACGGCCGGCACGGTGACGCCCACGGGGCCCGTCCAGTCGAAGTGATCGATCACCTCGCGGACGACCTCGGCGCACGCCTCCGGCGTGGAGGGCTGCGGCGTGAGCACCTTGTAGCGCTCGCCCACCAGCTCCCCGGTCTCCATGTCCACGACACCGCCCTTGATGCCGCTGCCGCCGATATCGACGCCGAAACCCAGCTTCTCCGCCATTGCCTGCTCGCATTCCTCGTCGGTGCCGCACGTCGCGTCCTGGTTCCCGGGGTGCCCCCGGCGCTGACAAACTACCGCGGATTGTGGTTCTGTGGAGGACGTGCAACTTAACCGCTGGGAGTTGTCCGAGGTCGCCGTCGCCGTCGTCACGGAAGCCGCGCAGCGCGTCGCGGCCCGCCGGGCGGAGGTCTTCGGCGCCAACGCATTCGACGGTGCCGACGGCGCCCGCCCGGAGGGCGTGACCACCAAGTCCACGCCGACCGATCCGGTCACCGTCGTCGATACCGAGACCGAGCGCTTCGTCCGGGAACGACTCGCCGAGCTGCGGCCGGACGACACCGTGCTCGGGGAGGAGTTCGGGGGCGACCCGGGCGAGTCCGGCGCGGTCCGGTGGATCGTCGATCCGATCGACGGCACCGTCAACTTCCTCTACGGCGTGCCGGCGTACGCCGTCTCGCTCGGCGCCCAGGTGGACGGGGTATCAGTGGCCGGGGCCGTCGCGGACGTGGTGCACGGCACCGTCTACGCGGCGGTGCGCGACGGTGGCGCGCGCGAGATATCGCCGGACGGCACCGTCCGCGAACTGAGCGCCAACCCGATCACCGATCCTGCTCTCGCCCTCGTCGCCACGGGGTTCGGCTACGCCCGTGAGCGGCGCGAGAAGCAGGGGCGCGTGCTGGCCCAGCTGTTGCCCGCCGTACGGGACGTGCGGCGGATCGGTTCCGCCGCACTCGACCTGTGCATGGTGGCAGCGGGCCGTGCCGACGCGCACTACGAGCACGGTCTGAGTCCGTGGGACTGGGCTGCCGGCGCACTCATCGCACAGGAGGCCGGAGCGGTCGTGATCG
Proteins encoded in this window:
- a CDS encoding DUF6069 family protein; amino-acid sequence: MTAIDSAAPSSFRVNRTTAVLGAVGLSLLINLVLWLAGLAAGGDFTMSDETGARASVAPGGVILLTVVPLAVGMTVAVLLSKLWAPILRVAAVVGSAASLGTVAGTLAADFDGPSTLMLSLMHVVIAAALTVALEALYRRVR
- a CDS encoding response regulator gives rise to the protein MTVTVVLADDHAAIRAGLRLLLESTGDVQVVGEAADGAAALRQARALKPDVVVMDVRMPRVDGLAATASVVAETDCAVLVLTTFDLDEYVLGALAAGASGFLLKSAGGDELIRAVVAVAAGDAVLDPKVTRAVIAAIPRPAEPSGADLSTLTDRERDVLAGLGRGLSNQQIARELDIGEATVKTHVSRVLMKLGVQSRVQAAVVAAQAGLT
- the ppgK gene encoding polyphosphate--glucose phosphotransferase, translated to MAEKLGFGVDIGGSGIKGGVVDMETGELVGERYKVLTPQPSTPEACAEVVREVIDHFDWTGPVGVTVPAVVTKGTVRSAANIDPGWIGTDADALFTSTLNRAVTVLNDADAAGLAEDRYGAGRDFDGVILLLTLGTGIGSALLHRGTLVPNTEFGHIEVDGKEAEHRAASSVKERKEWSYERWAKEVSRVFQEYEKLLWPDLIIVGGGVSRKADKWVPLLDVQTPVIPAKLQNTAGIVGAAMASQRD
- a CDS encoding sensor histidine kinase codes for the protein MKSIGRSWTSEYAAVPAIGITLVGALLWAAGGWTVRNEAEDFYPWQVKLGLLCGALAVQLLARHRPALAFGLMLALAAWDFPFGPSVVLWIAFSDVIYLAVATGSDRLRDVVSWTVLVLTLALGAGASVLGGVKGGIYAVLVLVAVLWSPIGYGRAVLAYRRLAELERDEGEARRATALADERRRLARELHDTVAGHLSAVAILADAAQRTPENPAVLQSIRSGSLAALEEMRATINLLTSPDDAAVRTTLESLEPLIETANAAGVPVRLALPDGALPTAVEATLTRILGEVITNATKHAPGAALEVDVAFAEEHVSMTARNALPPGPLGSGDGLRNIAFRAESVGGTATAGPEGETWVVRATIPREVAR
- a CDS encoding RNA polymerase sigma factor; translated protein: MAATQTSSSAPSADGVDGSATSAETPAKKTTAKKAPAKKAPAKKAAAKKAPAKKAPAKKAAAKKAAGPAKRTAKKAAGKKDASAAGAESGAEDEVDPELDGDPDPTELSDEEVAIDAEDTADDAPDTKTKSAVTKPAPADAEDEEPSEADKASGDFVWDEEESEALRQARKDAELTASADSVRAYLKQIGKVALLNAEEEVELAKRIEAGLFAEQQINRWLERGEKPAIGIRRDMNWIARDGNRAKNHLLEANLRLVVSLAKRYTGRGMAFLDLIQEGNLGLIRAVEKFDYTKGYKFSTYATWWIRQAITRAMADQARTIRIPVHMVEVINKLGRIQRELLQDLGREPTPEELAKEMDITPEKVLEIQQYAREPISLDQTIGDEGDSQLGDFIEDSEAVVAVDAVSFTLLQDQLQSVLDTLSEREAGVVRLRFGLTDGQPRTLDEIGQVYGVTRERIRQIESKTMSKLRHPSRSQVLRDYLD
- a CDS encoding inositol monophosphatase family protein — its product is MEDVQLNRWELSEVAVAVVTEAAQRVAARRAEVFGANAFDGADGARPEGVTTKSTPTDPVTVVDTETERFVRERLAELRPDDTVLGEEFGGDPGESGAVRWIVDPIDGTVNFLYGVPAYAVSLGAQVDGVSVAGAVADVVHGTVYAAVRDGGAREISPDGTVRELSANPITDPALALVATGFGYARERREKQGRVLAQLLPAVRDVRRIGSAALDLCMVAAGRADAHYEHGLSPWDWAAGALIAQEAGAVVIVPAADSSSADGALTLAAAPGIAEALIELLRSAGGLEAL